From the Budorcas taxicolor isolate Tak-1 chromosome 6, Takin1.1, whole genome shotgun sequence genome, the window ACATTCATCTATATTGTTGAAGAAGGTTGTTCATTTTAGCTACAGccttataacttaaaaaaaaattttagtcatCTTGCTCACCTGATTGCCAaatcttaaatattctttttttaaattaaaaaatttaacataaatatgttaaattaaattaaatttgctCTAGTaaagtttattaaatttattgaattatttacattaaattaattttttaatttagtaaactttttaaatttattttttaaaaactccataggacttccctagtggctcagtgttagaagaatttgcctgcaaagcaggaggtgcaagtttgatccctgggtctggaaggtaccctggagaaggaaatgccaacccactctagtattttcgcttgggaaatctcatggacagaggagcctggtgggctacagtccatcggatcacaaaagagttggacacgacttagcaactagacagcAACAATGGGGTATCTACTTTACAGCTTTCTGAATAATATAATCTTGATTAGGAAAATCATCTCAATTTCAGTAAGATTCCTGGCAAACATTGGGTTAGTGATAGTATGTTATAGtaacaaaataagaataatgaagATAGTTAATATTTCTTCTGGATCATTAGATGCTACTGACATTTTGGATGTTTCACATGTACTTACAATTTTTCCCTCAATGATAATATGAGGTTGCTGCTATTATAAGATTTAGTGTTGTCCTATCTCTGAGTATGTTGCCTGTATCTTGAACAACCTGCCGAATATTCTCCTTTCCCACCCTACCGTTCACAATCCAACCCAATGACTAcatcctagtttttttttttttttaagaatatttgacCATATCTCTTTCTTATCCCTTTCAATGTTCTTGCAGGTGCTCCTGCTAGACGTTTCTCAAGTTAATAATTATCTATTTCCAATTCACATCACCAGCATTATCAGGCTCTTTACTTAGCCTCTTCTTGTTTAGATTGAACTTGTACTTCTTGGAAACTGTCATCATCACTCTACCTGCTCTTCTTTTCTATCTTCTTCTATCCCAGCCCTATCTCTTCTGTTTATTCATGAACATCTTCAGATTTTCCTATGATTCATACTGGATGTTTCTATAGCACAGTGGTCTTTTCTTATAATACTTTTACACACTTTTTATGACTTCCTTGTATTCTGTCTTTCTAGGTGGAGGGTCAGGTGGCAGAAACTGTCTACACCGTTTCTCTATATTAGCACTCCAcaaataagttatatatataattatcttaTAGTAGGATAATTATGCTACTATAATTGTAACTAATATTATGCTAATATTAAAGTATGaattatatattactatatttttatataataatataactaTAAATGTCTGATACTTCATTATGTGTTGAATAGTGAAATCATAATTTAACATATTCTCAAAGTCTCTAGCATATTCTGTTTATTCTGTGATGTTAATAAATTTCAGATACGTGTGGTGACATAGAAATATATCAATTTCTAACTGGAAGTTCACTGTATCCAGCTTCCCATATCTGACTCATTGCAATCAAACCTTCTAAATAAAGAATGCAGGATAATTCTTATTGAAAACACAAAGTTAACAAAGAATAACAATGAGGAGTAGGTGACCTTAGGCAGGGATTTGGCAGGTTTGCAGTGGATGCCGCCAACAAATTCAAAATTTGGTAGCCGTGGGCGAGGAAATGAAAAATCCCAATAGTTTCGAATGAGCCACATTTCAGCTTTCCCCATTGTCTCAACTAGTGTAGTGGGCctccctgaaagtgaaaataaaaacaaaacaacaacaaatgttggaTCAAATGAGAATAttgctgtgtgtgtatatgtattatgcttagtcactcagtcgtgtctgactgtttgtgaccccatggactgcagccctccaggctcctctgtccacggggattctccaggcaagaatactggagtgggttgccatgtcctctttcaggggatcttaccaactcagggatggaacccaggtctcccacatcgcaagtggattctttaccatctgagccaccagggaagcccatgtatatacATTAGGTAAGTTTTATAAAGGACCTTGCCATGATGTGACCAAATATGTTTCAATGTAACTGTTCTTTGACAAATATACAACATTAGATAGGATGATATGATATAATATAACACTATTTGGAAAATGAACTACACAAGTAGAAACAATTTCTAAATGCTACCTAGATACTTGAGCTACAAATATGTGTTTAATTCTCAGTGTACATGTCATTTGCCAAGACATTTTATGAGATTTTTAgtgacttaaaattttaagttaaaaaaaaagaagtttggtAAGTTGATAGATAGTCAGTAGCAAAGGTCTTATGTGCCTCAACTTATGGTATATGACTTCTTGGTATCCAGTACTAGTAAAGGACTTACAAGGTTGTACCTCACCCTATAATttaagtgttttcatttcatgATATTTATAAGACTGatggttattttatatttttatttgaatgtttcatttatttgagACAAATTTCAGTGAATTTATACTTACACAAACTCACATTCCAAGGCTTTATAAAGATAGGACTTAATGTTATCAACTAAACACATGACTTACCTAGTACTTCACTGTAAAACTGATTCCACTTCTTCTCATTGTATGCCTGGAACCAGAATTCAAAATAGAGTGCATATATCATATTTTTGACCCTCTCCATGAATGTCATGTGATCACTTAATTCTGACAACATAACAGGTACATAGGATGGTGGGAATGGAAGCCTTCCACTCTTCTTTTCAACTGAAGATCCAGGTGTGGAGTAGAGACTGTACATGAATGGTATTTTAAGTATCTCAGCCAGCAGCTCACCACAGGGTCCAACAGCATCTGCAAAAATGACATCAAACCTTTCTTCATGCAGTTTTACCATAAGTTCCTTGTTTGAAACAACTTCTCTACAAGTCTTCATTAAAATATCAGAATATCCCCAAGATAAACTTTCCACTGTTGAAAGATGGTTCCAAAAGGAGTCTCTCACTGCATGCTTCCATTTCTCAATgaaaagtttgagaaaattctcattttcttctttaattaaaGATAGAGGGAAAGTCACTAATTTGAGAGATGTTTTTTTGGGATCAATGAAAGTGGAAACTGAAGGTGTCAAAACAGTCACCTCATGACTTCTTGTGACAAGTTCATCAAGAATTGTCTTCATATTCATCCAATGACTATAGTCCATTGGCCACACCAGGACCTTTCCGCAGCTTCCAGAACTAAAGTAGCAAGCCAattgtagcagcagcagaagtgagaGCCATTTCATAGACATCTTGTTCATATGCAGTACTTTAAGCAAACACGGAAGACTTTTTCTATTGCTCAGGCTTATATCCAGAAGACATCAATCAGAAGTTAAATTATAACTCCTATGCCTAAAGTAAATAGATTACACATATAGTCAGCAGATGTGGAAATCAGGTGAAAGGAGAAGTATATAACACTTCAAGATTATGAAGTGTGTTTATTGCTGTTTTATCACCACTGTCACCAATCTAAAAGTCGATGAACTTTTACACGCAAATCAATTATATTACCTAAGAGAGAAGATTAATGTAAATCACTGCAAATGAGAGGCTCATGTGTCTGCTGTTTCGTTGACACAGAATTAGAGAAGGGTGACATcaacaaatttggccttggaatatgcaatgaagcagggcaaaggctaatacagttttgccaacagaacacactggtcattgcaaacaccctcttccaacaacacaagagaagactacacatggacatcaccagatggtcaacaccaaattcagattgattatattcttttcagccaaagatggagaaggtctatatagtcagaaaaaacaagaccgggagctgactgtggctcagatcatgagctccttattaccaaattcagactcaaattgaagaaagtagggaaaaccactagatcattcatgtataaactaaataaaatcccttactattatccaggggaagtgagaaatagatttaagggactagatctgatagatagagtgcctgatgaactatggaatgaggttcatgacgttgtacaggagacagggatcaagatcatccccatggaaaagaaatgcaaaaaagcaaaatggctgtctggggacggcttacaaatagctgtgaaaagaagagaggcgaaaagcaaaggagaaaaggaaaaatataagcatctgaatgcaaagttccaaagaataggaagaagagataagaaagccttcttcagcgatcaatgcaaagaaatagaggcaaacaacagaatgggaaagactagaggtctcttcaagaaaattagagatacgaagggaacatttcatgcaaagatgggctcaataaaggacagaaatggtaaggacctaacagaagcagaagatattaagaagaggtggcaagaatacaaagaaaaactacaaaaaagatcttcatgaccaagataatcacgatggtgagatcactaatctagagccagacatcctggaatgtgaagtcaagtgggccttagaaagtatcactaggaacaaagctagtggaggtgatggaattccagttgagctgtttcaaatcctgaaacatgatgctgtgaaagtgctgcactcaatatgccagcaaatttggaaacctcagcagggcttccctggtggctcagaggttaaagtgtgtgcctccaatgcgggagacctgggttcgatctctgggttgggaagatcccctgaagaaggaaatggcaatccactccagtattcttccctggagaatcccatggccgtagaagcctagtaggttactgtccatggggccacaaagagtcggacatgactgagcaacttcacctgcACCTTCACcttcagcggtggccacaggactggaaaaggtcagttttcattccaatcccaaagaaaggcaatgccaaagaatgctcaaacaactgcacaattgcactcatctcacacgctagtaaagtaatgctcaaaattctccaagccaggcttcagcaatatgtgaaccgtgaactccctgatgttcaagctggttttagaaaaggcagaggaaccagagagcaaattgccaacatctgctggatcatcaaaaaagcaagagagttccagaaaaacatctatttctgctttattgactatgccaaagcctttgactgtgtggatcacaataaactgtggaaaattctgaaagagatgggaataccagaccacctaacctgcctcttgagaaatctgtatgcaggtcaggaagcaacagttggcactggacatggaacaacagactggttccaaataggaaaaggagtatatcaaggctatatattgtcaccctgcttatttaacttctatgcagagtacatcatgagaaatgctggactggaagaagtacaagctggaatcaagattgccaggagaaatatcaataacctcagatatgcagatgacaccatatttatggcagaaagtgaagaggagctaaaaagcctcttgatgaaagtgaaagaggagagtgaaaaagttggcttaaagctcaacattcagaaaacgaagatcatgacatccagtcccatcacttcatgggaaatagatggggaaacagtgaaaacagtggcagattttagttttggggactccaaaatcactgcagatggtgactgcagccatgaaattaaaagacgcttactccttggaagaaaagttatgaccaacctagacagtatattcaaaagcagagacattactttgcagactaacgtccatctagtcaaggctatggtttttccagtggtcatgtatggatgtgagagttgggctgtgaagaaagctgagcaccgaagaattgatgcgtttgaaccgtggtgttggagaagacgcttgagagtctttgaacagcaaggagatccaaccagtccattctgaaggagatcagccctgggtgttctttgaaaggaaagatgctaaagctaaaactccagtactttggccacctcatgcaaagagttgactcattggaaaagactcatgctgggagggattgggggcaagaggaaaaggagacaacaggatgagatggctggattgcattacctactcgatggatgtgagtttgcgtgaactctgggagatggtgatggacagggaggcctggtgtgctgtgattcatggggtcgcagagagtcggacatgactgagcgactgaactcaactgacatCAACAAGATGCATGGTTAGGAGGTCCCAATGCCTTTATCTTTCACAAAAATAGCAAAACCCATAAATGAACAACTACAAATTACTTTGGGAAATTTCTCGACTACAATGAAGaagcagcagaaactctgcatATTGCAAAGCCTGAGGATCACCATGTAGAAAAGTGTGGGAAAAAGTTtacatctcccaccccatcctccagCTCAGAGGGGCTTGGCACTGGCAGAGATCCCCTCAGAGGGATTTCAGCCCATGGAGAAAAATAGTGCAGGGGAACTCCAGCAACCTCATCATCATGACCTTTGCAGCCTTGCTCTTGAGCACTCCCACAGTGTGCACCTCCACTGATTCAACCACAGAGCTGCCCAgggtcccttcagttgtgtccttccTGAGGCTGAAATTTCCCTGTGGTGAGACCTGATCTTGGGGTCAAGGAGTCTCCTCATCACTTTGTACCCTGCTTTCCCTGATTGAGGTGTCACAGTGCCTTACCATCTGTGCAACTGGAGTTTCTGATCTGTGCCTTGCTCCCAGGTTTGTCTTACAATAGCTGTGGTCATGTTGCTGTTTATTTGGGTCTCACCCTGTTAATCCTAGTCTTGGTTTTGACTGACCATTGTCTAGGCTGAGCTGCTGCTGTTTCACATGCCATTCCTGGGTCCTGAGTCACGGCTTTAGTCTATCATTGCTGGGGCAACAGTGCAGACACTCTGTGCCTCACCATGGGACCTAGTTAGGGTTCTGATCCACAATTACCGTGTTCACACCACTGCTTCTGTACCTCACCCTTGGGTCCCAACATGTGGCTTTGATAGGTCATTACTAGGAACATACTGCTGATGGTCTCTGACTTCCTCTGTGGCCAGAAGTAGAACTTTGACTCATCATCCCCAGGCTGTGTATCCCAGGTACAGCACCTGACACCTGGGCTTAAGCCACTGCACAACCCTGTCATGTCAGGGCCTTTCCCTCTGCTGCATTCCCCTTACCTCTAAAATACATTAACAATATTTCATATGTCTAGAAATACAACTACGTAAATGTTTTACATGGCTGCTTTTTATATTtgtcaagaaagaaaaggagaagataaATGcacttgtgtgtgcgtgtgtgtgtgtgtgtgtgtgtgttaatttgcTTCCATAGTGCCCAACTcactgcgaccctatggactgtagcctgcaaggaacttctgtccatgggattctttaggcaagaatactgagtagattgctgtgcccttctctaggggactcTTTTTGATCTGggatcaaactgatgtctcttatgtctcctcctttggcagctgggttctttgccactagtgccatctaggaagcctcagttcagttcagttcagttcagttcagtcgctctgtcgtgtccgactctttgtgacgccatgaatcgcagcacgccaggcctccctgtccatcaccatcttccggagttcactcagactcacgtccatcgagtccgtgatgccatccagccatctcatcctcagtcgtccctttctcctcctgccccccaatccctcccagcatcagagtcttttccaatgagtcaactcttcacatgaggtggccaaagtactgcagcctcagcttcagcatcattccttccaaagaaatcccagggttgatctccttcagaatggactggttggatctccttgcagtccaagggaccctcaagagtcttctccaacaccacagttcaaaagcatcaattcttcggcactcagctttcttcacagcccaactctcacatccatacttgaccacaggaaaaaccatagccttgactagatagaccttagtcggcaaagtaatgtctctgcttttgaatatactgtctaggttggtcataacttttcttccaaggagtaagcgtcttttaatttcatggctgcagtcaccatctgcagtgattttggagcccccccaaataaagtctgccactgtttccactgtttccccatctatttcccatcaagtgatgggaccagatgccatgatcttcgttttctgaatgttgagctttaagccaactttttcactctttcactttcatcaagaggctttttagctcctcttcactttctgccttaaggttggtgtattctgcatatctgaggttattgatatttctcccagcaatcttgattccagcttgtgtttcttccagtccagcatttctcatgatgtactctgcatagaagttaaataagcagggtgacaatatacagccttgatatactccttttcctatttggaaccagtctgttgttccatgtccagttctaactgttgttttctgacctacatacaggtttctcaagaggcaggttaggtggtctggtattcccatctctttcagaattttccacagtttattgtgatccacacagtcaaaggctttggcatagtcaataaagcagaaatagatgtttttctggaactctcttgtttttttgataatccagcggatgttggcaatttgctctctggttcctctgccttttctaaaaccagcttgaacatcagggagttcacggttcacatattgctgaagcctggcttggagaattttgagcattactttactagtgtgtgagatgagtgcaattgtgcggtagtttgagcattctttggtactgcctttctttgggattggaatgaaaactgaccttttccagtcctgtggccactgctgagttttccaaatttgctggcatattgagtgcagcactttcacagcatcatctttcaggatttgaaactgctcaactggaattccatcacctccactagctttgttcatagtgatacttcctaagacccacttgacttcacattccaagatgtctggctttagattattgatcacatcatcatgattatccaggtcgtgaagatcttttttgtatagttcttccgtgtattcttgccgcctcttccaTATGCATTTATACTGTCTTATATAATTTCTTACCTTTAGCAGTGCTCTTGGGTTTATTATGGTGATTAGAATTGTAGCCTGGATTTACATTCTTAAGCCATacactttccttcattttttttttttttttctataaggtAGATTTCCCAGCAATATATTCTTTTTGGGTGGATAAGGGTAGAGGACTATCTATATTTTGCCCTCAgttttgaaagagtgtttcatttgatatcatgagaaatgctaggctggatgagttaaaagctggaatcaagataggcaggagaaacaacctcagatatgcagatgataccactctaatggcagaagcaaagaggaactaaagagcctcttgatgagggtgaaggaggagagtgaaaaagctggcttaaaactaagtcttaaataactaagatcatggcatctggccccattacttcatggcaagtagaaggggaaaatatGGAAGTAGTGACAGGTTTCCTCTTTTGgggctctagaatcactgcagatggtgactgcagccatgaaatcaggagatgtttgcttcttggcaggaaagctatgataaacctagagactgggttaaaaaacagagatattattcTGTTgacaaagtctgtatagtcaaggcaaTGATCTTCCCAGTGGCCAAGTAAGgttgtgagagtcagaccataaagaaggcggagCGCTGAACTGTGattgctggagaagattcctgagagtcccttgaacagcaaggagatcaaaccatcaatcttaagggaaatcagccctgaatatttggtggaaggactgatgctgtagttgaaattccagtattttggtcatctgatgcaaacagctgattcattgaaaaagtccctgatgctggaaagattgaaagcagaagagggtgtcagagaatgagatggatggacGGCATGaaagatgcaatgaacatgaacttgggcaaacttcaggagatggtaagggtcagagaggcctggtgtgctgcagtccatggcattgcaagggttggatatgactgggcgactgaacaacaatgacctTGATATAGAATTTTTGATTGACAGTTTTGACTATCTGGATTTTGACTATATTATCTCACTGACAGAGAGCATCCACTGTTTCTCATAAGATATAAGCAGTATCTTGATATTCCCTTGTAAGGTTGAATTATCTCTCTTTAGTGCTTTAAGGTTTTCTGACTTGAGCTTTCTTTTGTGTATGTTAGTGTGCTTTATCATGTACCAATATTCTCTAaccctcttttcattttttgtctcTGTTCTTTGGATTATATTATGTTATTGATCTATCTTCaaattcacttgctttttcatCAGCTTCTTATTTATTCCcactagtgaatttttcatttcaaatacagTAATTTCAACTCCAAAAtttccatttgttatttttgtaaaatatgatttttatttctcatttttagacTCTATTAGatgtacatttttattatatctttcttctttcatcatAGTTTCATGACGGTAGGTTGTATGCTTCCAACAATTTATATATTTCCCCAAAGTTCTCCAATTTGAAGAATATAATGATACtgaatagtctcttatgatcacttatatttttattttagtttctcattttatttatttcagtgttttgtttttttggtagtTTCCTTTGGGTCACTGAACCCATTGACATTAGCTAATTTGAAGTTTTTCCTTGTTAGAGCCAGCCATTAGTCCCTTTCATAAGCAGTTTCTACTGACTGTTTTTTCACCATTTAGATcacatatttgtatttctttatatgtCTTGTGAAATTATTGTTAAGGTATTACATTTAGACAATGGAGTGTAGCAACTCTAATTCCATGTCTTGTTACTGACATATGTTTACTGACTACATGGACTAGTTTAATAAAGTCTCTTTCCCTTACAGGGTAAAGCATCTGATGCAACTATTTGGAGGGTGTAGCTGCCGCAAAATTCACATTACCTGGGCAGACAGTGCTTTTAGTAGCACTCTTCTTTTAACTGTCTCCTTTCATCTCACACACCaaaaagtaacgctcaaaattctccaagccaggcttcagcaatatgtgaactgtgaactccctgatgttccagctggttttagaaaaggcagaggaaccagagagcaaattgccaatatcttGTAGATTattgaagaagcaagagaattccagaaaagcatctatttctgctttattgactatgccaaagcctttgactgtgtggatcacaataagctgttgAAAATTACGAAAgatataggaataccagaccacctgacttgcctcttgagaaacctgtatgtaggtcagaaaacaagttagaactggacatggaacaacagactggttccaaataggaaaaggagtatatcaaggctgtatattgtcaccctgcttatttaacttatatgtagaacacatcatgagaaatgctgggctggatgaagcacaagctggaatcaagattgccgggagaaatatcaacaacctcagatatgcagatgacaccacccttatggcagaaggtgaagaagaactaaagagcctcttgatgaaagtgaaagtggagagtgaaaaagttggcctaaagctcaacattcagaaaacttagacaTGGCAtgtgtcacttcatgggaaatagatggggaaacaatggaaccagtggctgacattatttttctgggctccaaaatcactgcagatggcgattatagccatgaaattaaaagacacatactccttagaaggaaggtTATgaagacagcgtattaaaaggtagagacattattttgtcaagaaaggtctatctagtcaaggctatggtttttccagtagtcatgtatggatgtgagagttggactataaacaaagctgggcaccaaagaactgatgcttttgaactgtggtgttggagaagactcttgagagtcccttggactgcagtgagatccaaccagcccatcataaaggaaatcagtcctggatgttcattggaaggactgatgttgaagctgaaactccaatactttgaccacctgatgtgaagagctgactcatttgaaaagattctgatgttggaaagattgagggcaagaggaggagtggacgacagaggatgagatggttggatggcataaccaactccatgaacatgagtttgggtaggctccaggaattggtgataaacaaggaggcctggcatgctgcagttcatggggtcgtaaagagtcagacatgactgagcgactgaactgaactgaacagaacttcaTGCTGTTAGAATTCATCAGTTGTTTAGTGATTGTGCTATAGCTGTTTATAACATCTTGGGGGCATAAATTGCTCCAAAATCTGACCTCTTGCTGGATAGTTTTAAAAGTCAGTGTTTGAGATGTGTTCTGACTTCAGGAATGCTTTTCATAGctgtgtctttctctgattttctctGATAAACTAGTTTTTCAATGTTTAGCTTGTATCTGTCATTAAACAATTACCTTCCTCTTAACTGTTTACCAACAGATCTTTCATAGTTTGTGAGTGCTCATAGGCTTGACTTTTTCACAGTCTTATTCTATTAACTGAGGCCCTGAAGAATAGCTTTTATATCCTAAGTCTCCCTCTGGTCAAACTTTCTGAACTTTCTCTTCAGAGCTGGAAATAGGAACAGTGTGGTGTATATCTTTCTCTGTGAAATCCCTCTTTTTTATGTAAACAGTAGTGtcaatttttagttttccttttcatcatggAACTTCCATTCTATGAACGAGCTGGGAAAACAC encodes:
- the LOC128049669 gene encoding UDP-glucuronosyltransferase 2B4-like, which translates into the protein MNKMSMKWLSLLLLLQLACYFSSGSCGKVLVWPMDYSHWMNMKTILDELVTRSHEVTVLTPSVSTFIDPKKTSLKLVTFPLSLIKEENENFLKLFIEKWKHAVRDSFWNHLSTVESLSWGYSDILMKTCREVVSNKELMVKLHEERFDVIFADAVGPCGELLAEILKIPFMYSLYSTPGSSVEKKSGRLPFPPSYVPVMLSELSDHMTFMERVKNMIYALYFEFWFQAYNEKKWNQFYSEVLGRPTTLVETMGKAEMWLIRNYWDFSFPRPRLPNFEFVGGIHCKPAKSLPKEMEKFVQSSGEHGIVVFSLGSMVSNMSEERANVIASALAQIPQKVLWRYDGKKPDTLGPNTQLYKWLPQNDLLGHPKTKAFVTHGGSNGVYEAIYHGIPMVGLPLFADQPHNIVHMKAKGAAVRLDLETMSTEDLLNALKEVINNPSYKQNVMRLSAIHHDRPVKPLDLAVFWIEFVMRHKGAKHLRPAIHNLTWLQYHSLDMIGFLLACVATAAFVVTKCCLFCYRKFAGKGKKGKRD